In Mangifera indica cultivar Alphonso chromosome 1, CATAS_Mindica_2.1, whole genome shotgun sequence, a single genomic region encodes these proteins:
- the LOC123212413 gene encoding pleiotropic drug resistance protein 2-like: MAAALAGDDLSRTWSSRRSWVGSTSFRDAWNAPSNVFNQSGREGNDDEEELRWAAIERLPTFDRLKKGMIRQVLDNGKVVHGEVDVTKLGMQEKRVLMENILKAVEEDNENFLKRLRERIDRVGIEIPKIEVRYEQLSVEGDVYVGSRALPSLLNVALNTIESALGLLRLVPSKKRKIQILNRVSGIVKPSRMTLLLGAPAAGKTTLLLALAGKLDRDLRVSLFVHQFQDERKT; the protein is encoded by the exons ATGGCTGCGGCTCTAGCCGGAGATGATCTGTCAAGAACGTGGAGCAGTCGGCGGAGCTGGGTGGGTTCCACCAGTTTCCGGGACGCATGGAATGCTCCATCGAATGTGTTCAACCAGAGTGGAAGAGAGGGTAATGATGACGAAGAAGAGCTCAGGTGGGCTGCAATCGAACGTTTACCCACGTTTGATCGGCTGAAGAAAGGGATGATAAGACAAGTTCTTGATAATGGAAAGGTGGTTCACGGTGAAGTAGATGTTACTAAGCTTGGAATGCAAGAAAAAAGAGTGTTAATGGAGAATATATTGAAGGCCGTTGAAGAAGATAATGAAAACTTTCTTAAAAGACTTAGAGAAAGAATCGATAG AGTGGGAATTGAGATTCCAAAGATTGAAGTTCGATATGAACAATTATCAGTAGAAGGAGATGTCTATGTAGGAAGTAGAGCACTTCCTTCTTTGCTTAATGTTGCATTGAACACAATAGAG AGTGCTCTTGGATTGCTTCGACTCGTCCcatcaaaaaagagaaaaatacagATCCTTAATAGGGTTAGTGGCATTGTCAAACCATCGAg GATGACACTTCTTCTGGGTGCTCCGGCTGCCGGCAAAACCACACTGTTGCTGGCACTTGCAGGGAAGCTTGACAGAGATTTAAGGGTCAGTCTTTTTGTCCACCAATTTCAGGATGAACGTAAAACTTGA
- the LOC123208543 gene encoding protein BUD31 homolog 2-like — protein MPKVKTNRVQYPEGWELIEPTLHELQAKMREAENDPHDGKRKCETLWPIFKIAHQKSRYIFDLYHRRKEISKELYEFCLDQGYADRNLIAKWKKPGYERLCCLRCMQPRDHNFQTTCVCRVPKNLREEKVIECVHCGCRGCASGD, from the exons ATGCCTAAGGTTAAGACGAACCGTGTCCAGTATCCAGAGGGCTGGGAATTAATCGAGCCTACCCTTCATGAATTACAAGCCAAGATGAGAGAAG CGGAGAATGATCCACATGATGGCAAGAGGAAGTGTGAAACACTATGGCCTATATTTAAAATAGCACATCAGAAGAGCCGCTACATTTTTGACCTTTATCACCGAAGGAAGGAAATATCTAAGGAGCTTTATGAGTTTTGTTTGGACCAAGGATATGCTGACCGCAATCTGATTGCAAAATGGAAGAAG CCGGGCTATGAACGTTTGTGTTGCTTAAGATGCATGCAGCCACGGGATCACAACTTCCAAACAACTTGCGTGTGCCGAGTACCCAAGAATCTTAGGGAGGAGAAAGTCATAGAGTGTGTCCATTGCGGTTGCAGGGGCTGTGCCAGCGGCGATTAA